In Leptodactylus fuscus isolate aLepFus1 chromosome 2, aLepFus1.hap2, whole genome shotgun sequence, one genomic interval encodes:
- the PEF1 gene encoding peflin isoform X1, translated as MTSYNPYGQGYQGSAGQTPGAPPGSYYAGQQYGGGGGHPGQPTYGGPAPGAPYGPPLSSNGYGQQIPGGAAPGGPGGPYGGHAPGGPYGAPGGNPYGAPQQGQYGQRPAGNVPQGVNPEAYNWFQTVDTDRSGYITLKELKQALVNSNWSAFNDETCIMMLNMFDRSQSGRIDLFGFSALWTYLQQWKSMFQQFDRDRSGCISQTELHQALSQMGYNVSPQFIQQIMTRFSVKSANPGLQLDRFIHICTQLQSMTEAFRDKDTQRSGNVRLSYDDFLTITVGRLL; from the exons GGATATCAGGGATCCGCAGGACAGACCCCTGGTGCACCTCCAGGAAGCTATTATGCAGGCCAGCAGTATGGAGGAGGTGGTGGTCATCCTGGCCAGCCTACATATGGTGGACCTGCACCTGGAGCACCGTATGGACCTCCATTGTCCAGTAATGGTTATGGGCAGCAAATACCAGGTGGTGCTGCACCAGGGGGTCCAGGAGGGCCCTATGGTGGACATGCTCCAGGTGGACCTTATGGAGCACCTGGAGGCAATCCATATGGAGCTCCACAACAAGGACAATATGGTCAAAGACCTGCTG GGAATGTACCCCAAGGAGTAAACCCTGAAGCTTATAACTGGTTCCAAACTGTTGACACTGATAGAAGTGGTTACATAACGTTAAAAGAGCTTAAACAAGCCCTCGTCAACTCCAACTGGTCGGCATTCAATGATGAAACTTGTATCATGATGTTAA ACATGTTTGATAGGAGTCAGTCTGGCCGGATTGACCTATTTGGATTTTCGGCTCTATGGACTTACCTTCAGCAATGGAAGAGCATGTTCCAGCAATTTGATCGGGATAGATCTGGCTGTATTAGCCAGACAGAGCTGCATCAAG CTCTCTCTCAGATGGGATATAATGTCAGTCCTCAGTTTATCCAGCAGATCATGACCCGCTTTTCTGTGAAATCTGCCAACCCAGGCTTACAGCTTGACCGCTTTATTCACATTTGTACCCAGCTGCAGAGCATGACTGAAGCATTTCGTGATAAGGATACGCAGAGATCAGGCAATGTCAGGTTAAGCTATGATGATTTTCTTACCATAACTGTAGGACGTCTTCTGTAA
- the PEF1 gene encoding peflin isoform X2, with product MTSYNPYGQGSAGQTPGAPPGSYYAGQQYGGGGGHPGQPTYGGPAPGAPYGPPLSSNGYGQQIPGGAAPGGPGGPYGGHAPGGPYGAPGGNPYGAPQQGQYGQRPAGNVPQGVNPEAYNWFQTVDTDRSGYITLKELKQALVNSNWSAFNDETCIMMLNMFDRSQSGRIDLFGFSALWTYLQQWKSMFQQFDRDRSGCISQTELHQALSQMGYNVSPQFIQQIMTRFSVKSANPGLQLDRFIHICTQLQSMTEAFRDKDTQRSGNVRLSYDDFLTITVGRLL from the exons GGATCCGCAGGACAGACCCCTGGTGCACCTCCAGGAAGCTATTATGCAGGCCAGCAGTATGGAGGAGGTGGTGGTCATCCTGGCCAGCCTACATATGGTGGACCTGCACCTGGAGCACCGTATGGACCTCCATTGTCCAGTAATGGTTATGGGCAGCAAATACCAGGTGGTGCTGCACCAGGGGGTCCAGGAGGGCCCTATGGTGGACATGCTCCAGGTGGACCTTATGGAGCACCTGGAGGCAATCCATATGGAGCTCCACAACAAGGACAATATGGTCAAAGACCTGCTG GGAATGTACCCCAAGGAGTAAACCCTGAAGCTTATAACTGGTTCCAAACTGTTGACACTGATAGAAGTGGTTACATAACGTTAAAAGAGCTTAAACAAGCCCTCGTCAACTCCAACTGGTCGGCATTCAATGATGAAACTTGTATCATGATGTTAA ACATGTTTGATAGGAGTCAGTCTGGCCGGATTGACCTATTTGGATTTTCGGCTCTATGGACTTACCTTCAGCAATGGAAGAGCATGTTCCAGCAATTTGATCGGGATAGATCTGGCTGTATTAGCCAGACAGAGCTGCATCAAG CTCTCTCTCAGATGGGATATAATGTCAGTCCTCAGTTTATCCAGCAGATCATGACCCGCTTTTCTGTGAAATCTGCCAACCCAGGCTTACAGCTTGACCGCTTTATTCACATTTGTACCCAGCTGCAGAGCATGACTGAAGCATTTCGTGATAAGGATACGCAGAGATCAGGCAATGTCAGGTTAAGCTATGATGATTTTCTTACCATAACTGTAGGACGTCTTCTGTAA